In one window of Henckelia pumila isolate YLH828 chromosome 1, ASM3356847v2, whole genome shotgun sequence DNA:
- the LOC140875146 gene encoding probable aspartyl protease At4g16563 produces the protein MASPIFLLLILTFFSFKISPAHSFLVLPLSHSVSTTQFNTTHLLLKSYAARSASRFRRHRQVSLPLSPGSDYTLSLSLGSQTISLYMDTGSDVVWLPCHPFECILCEGKYSPSSITNPGPLNLTSATTVGCKSAACSAVHSSLPSSDLCAIAKCPLETIEISDCKSFPCPPFYYAYGDGSFVAELYEDTFSIPMSRPPLKLPKFTFGCANSALGEPIGVAGFGRGLLSLPAQLANKSPDIGNYFSYCLVSHGFDPTRFHRPSPLVLGRYDEIKSRKQFAQSRVLYTYTPMLDNPKHPYFYCVGLESISIGNTRIQAPTSLKRVDGRGNGGMVVDSGTTFTMLPKKFYNSVVREFASQIGSGRRRASRVEERTGLSPCYYGNRGEKKLMGNVPQLAFHFVGNSTVAMPRKNYLYEFYDGDAKRKVGCLMLMDGGDEADSDGGPAGLLGNYQQQGFEVAYDLELKRVGFARRKCASLWDTLN, from the coding sequence ATGGCTTCCCCTATTTTCTTACTTCTCATACTCACTTTTTTCTCCTTCAAAATCTCTCCCGCCCACTCTTTTCTTGTTCTTCCCTTATCCCACTCAGTCTCCACTACACAATTCAACACCACCCACCTCCTCCTCAAGTCCTACGCCGCCCGCTCCGCCTCCCGCTTCCGCCGCCACCGTCAAGTGTCGCTACCCCTCTCACCAGGCAGCGACTACACCCTTTCTCTCTCCCTCGGCTCCCAAACCATCTCCCTCTACATGGACACCGGAAGCGACGTCGTTTGGCTCCCCTGCCACCCTTTTGAATGCATACTCTGTGAAGGCAAGTACTCCCCCTCTTCCATCACCAATCCCGGACCGCTCAATCTCACCTCCGCCACCACCGTCGGCTGCAAATCGGCAGCCTGCTCCGCCGTCCACTCCTCCCTCCCTTCTTCCGACCTATGCGCCATTGCCAAATGCCCCCTCGAAACCATTGAAATCAGCGACTGCAAATCTTTCCCCTGCCCACCTTTTTACTACGCGTATGGTGACGGGAGCTTCGTCGCCGAGCTTTACGAGGATACCTTTTCCATTCCCATGTCGAGGCCTCCCCTGAAATTGCCCAAGTTCACATTCGGTTGCGCGAATAGCGCTCTTGGGGAGCCTATAGGTGTTGCAGGATTTGGGCGTGGCTTGCTTTCTTTGCCTGCTCAGCTTGCCAACAAGTCGCCTGATATCGGCAACTACTTTTCTTACTGCCTCGTATCACATGGCTTCGACCCCACCCGATTCCACCGACCAAGCCCACTCGTCCTGGGTCGATACGATGAAATTAAGAGCAGGAAACAATTCGCACAAAGTCGTGTTCTTTACACCTACACTCCAATGTTGGATAATCCCAAACACCCCTATTTTTACTGCGTCGGATTGGAGTCAATTTCCATAGGCAACACAAGAATTCAAGCTCCGACGAGTCTCAAAAGAGTCGATGGAAGAGGCAACGGCGGAATGGTGGTGGATTCCGGCACCACTTTCACCATGCTGCCTAAGAAGTTCTACAACTCGGTGGTGAGAGAATTCGCCAGCCAGATCGGGTCGGGCCGCCGGAGGGCGAGTCGGGTTGAGGAGCGAACCGGGCTTAGCCCGTGCTATTACGGGAACCGTGGGGAGAAGAAGTTGATGGGCAATGTGCCTCAGCTGGCGTTCCATTTTGTGGGCAATTCGACGGTGGCGATGCCGAGGAAGAATTACTTGTACGAGTTCTATGACGGTGATGCAAAGCGGAAGGTGGGATGTCTGATGCTGATGGACGGCGGAGATGAGGCGGATTCCGACGGTGGGCCGGCGGGGCTGCTCGGCAACTATCAGCAGCAGGGGTTTGAGGTGGCGTATGATCTGGAACTGAAGCGGGTGGGATTCGCCAGGCGGAAGTGTGCTTCTTTGTGGGATACATTAAATTAG